The DNA region ATAAAATGAGTATTTTATTAATAGAACATGATATGAAATTTGTAAATAAACTTTGTGATCGTGTTCTTGTGCTTGATTATGGAAAAACAATTTTTGAGGGAAAGCTTTGTGATGCTATTAATCATAAAGAAGTTATAGGTGCATATTTAGGGGATTTTGATGCTTATAGTTAAGGATTTACACGTTTATTATGGTTTGATTGAAGCAGTTAAAGGTATTAATTTTAAAGTGCAAACAGGTTGTATTGTTTCGCTTATAGGATCAAATGGTTCTGGTAAAACTTCGACTTTAAATGCACTTTTAAATTCAGTTAAAAAAACAGGAGAGATTACTTTTTTAGGTTTTGATACTAAAAGACATTCAACTCATACTTTGGTGCAAAAAGGAATAGCTTTAGTGCCTGAAGGAAGACGCGTATTTATTAATTTAAGTGTAGAAGAAAATTTAAAAATAGGTGCTTTTAATAACAGTGAAAATTATGAACATTTAAAAGAACAAATGTATAAAATTTTTCCAAGATTAGCAAGTAAAAAACATGCTTTAGCTGGAACTTTGAGTGGAGGGGAGGCTCAAATGCTTGCAATCTCAAGAGCTTTAATGAGTGAACCAAAACTTTTAATGTTAGATGAACCTTCTTTGGGTCTTGCTCCAAAAATAGTAGGAGAAGTGTTTGATATTATTGTACGTTTAAAAGAAGAAGGTATAACTATACTTTTAGTAGAGCAAAATGCTTATTCTGCTTTAAAAATAAGTGATTATGCTTATGTTTTAGAAAATGGTTATATAGTTATGGAAAATGAGGCTAAAAATTTAATAGGTAATGATGAAATTAGAAAAAAATATTTAGGATTGTGAGATTTAAGGATAAATAATGAAAAATATAATAAAAAGTATAGGAGATTTAAGAGTTTCTATTATATTATTTTTACTTTTTGCATTTTTTTGTGCTT from Campylobacter hepaticus includes:
- a CDS encoding ABC transporter ATP-binding protein, whose amino-acid sequence is MLIVKDLHVYYGLIEAVKGINFKVQTGCIVSLIGSNGSGKTSTLNALLNSVKKTGEITFLGFDTKRHSTHTLVQKGIALVPEGRRVFINLSVEENLKIGAFNNSENYEHLKEQMYKIFPRLASKKHALAGTLSGGEAQMLAISRALMSEPKLLMLDEPSLGLAPKIVGEVFDIIVRLKEEGITILLVEQNAYSALKISDYAYVLENGYIVMENEAKNLIGNDEIRKKYLGL